The Rhododendron vialii isolate Sample 1 chromosome 1a, ASM3025357v1 region aaattacttttttttttctttacagaAAAATAGATGCTGTGTTATTTCCTCTATTAGTTAGAACATTCAAACGCTAAGCAAACATTAGCGAAAATGTTTACGAACAAATAAGGCTGACCATATCTGATTAGTTCATTGATGAAGTTGTTGTAGTATTCCAAACCCTTTGGGTTCACTGGTCCTCTTCCATCTGGTTAAGAAAATATGCACTAGCATAATAAGCAAAccagaatttgctgactgcttATTCAGTTAAAATGAGACATAGTTAGGTGATCTTACTAGGGATAAGCCTTGACCATGCTATGGAGAATCTATAGGCCTCCAGTCCTGTTTCCACCATTAGTTGTATGTCTTCCTGCAATAGATTTATTACCACcacatcagagagagagagagagagagcaattcaagcaataatgcaaaaaaaaaaaaaaaaaacaccttgtACTTGTGGTACCCATCGCATGCTATGTCTCCAGTGTCTCCATGCGCATTCCCTGAAGTTTGAGTTCGAACGATTGTAGTTTTTCAAGAGAAATACTAAGAAATTGTAGACTTGTCTTAGCAAAACACTAGCAATTGTTGATCTTCCAATGAAACTGTTTCGATTAAAGGATGCATGACAAACAGATTGAGATGGTGTAAGGTAATGGTAGTGAAAGAACCTTGACAAAATAAAGAGGCCAAAGTTTCAGTGTACACTTTGCAAATCTTGATTTCTTTGACTACCGTAGAAATTCAATGCGAGAATGCATAGACAAGAGTgttattttatatataataaatcTTCTATCTCTatcagaaagaaagaaaggaaggaaaaggaCCCGACCATCATGAGCAAAGGTGTCCCAAATGCTTGGAGTCCTTCCATCTTCGAATGCCGCTCCCTCAACCTTTTATTTCCACAAACACAGACActcaatctcattgaaatctacTTTTCTTTCTGCCATTCTATTGTACATTCAACTTTGACAACAGTGGATGTAGACATGTTCCGAGTGAGCAAGTAATTCAGAGGCGCCTTCTGGACTTGGAGTCCCAAGGATATACCCGTGTAGGAGATAGGCATGCGTTATAAATCAAAATGACTCTTACTCAAACATCAAATCAATTCAAGGCCATACTCGAAGAAATTCTGACCACTAGTTGGAATCGTTTTACATTACTAAGTTAACAgtaatttcctttcctttcctttttgctttttttgtcGACAGTTTTGACTACAGATTTGAGCCATAGTACAAgtttataaaacattaaaacCGCTTGATTTTCAAGATCTATGTCAGAGCCAGGGGCTGCTCATGCTCGCAGCACATTGCAATGCTTGTCAACAGATTGTGGAAAGCATGCAGCGGGGCATGCCCACACGGCAAACATGCTTGGCTAACTGATTCTCATGCCTAATGCTAGCATGTGGCTAGTGATGTTATGTTGGCGTTCCACAACAGATGCCAAAAATGTCCAGAATGGATATAGAATACAGCatgcaaaaaatttcaacttgGAGGAGCCATCTcacaaaacaaaagacaaatcCATGAGGCCAATTTGTATGGTTCCCCAAAGCGGCCAATACATATAGGTGAAGGCAAGACCGGTGTTGTCAAAATCTCACGATACGTTTAGAGGTAAAATCAATACGTTCCTCTAATCGTACCTTATCATTAACAAAATCTTACCATACGCATACAATACACTGTTGTATCTTACGATCAAGTAAGTTTAGACGTAAAACAGATACATAAGCATCTCTTACATTTAAGTAAATATTTTTGTGATACTCATACAACCATGTTATACTGTTGAAGACGTGAAATTTTGTATCATTGGAGTTTTCTTTTATGACTACTCTGTTTAACGAGAAAAACGATACACAATAGTGTATCCAGTTTTGACAACATTGGGCACAACTGCTACTTCAAGACGGGCAGGCGGTTTGACGTCTTGCGAATGAAAAAGGGacgaaaatcaaataaggaaaGCATATATACCTGGTAGGCAGAGGTCCCAGAGCCGAAAACAAAGTCAGGCGGGAAGTCATGTCTGCTGAAATCCTCAGCACAGAAGACTAATACTGCCCCTGGGGCTGCTAAGTATATGATCAAAAGAGATACTACagggaaagagaggagagacaCCATATTGTCCTGTTTGGTTCAACTTCAAGCTCATACTCCAGCAGCTATATATGGAATATTACCTATCCTTTGAAGAACCCATTCCTTCCTTGTCTGTTTTCATCCATTCATTTATTATCACAAGGACAAAACCCGAACGGCTCTTTAGTGGTCTGATTCTTTACACGAGCCAAAGAACTAATCCTTGTCTTTAACTGTGAAAGAGATTTGTGACATTGGGCTAAAATATCTAGCTACGGCTAAAAAATCTAGCTATTCACACAATGTCAAGCTCGTACTCTAGTAGCTATATATGGAATATTACCTATCCTTTGAAGAACCCATTCCCGCCTTGTCTGTTTTCATCCATTCATTTATTCTTACGAGGACAAAACCCTTACGGCTCTTTTGTGGTCTGATTCTTTACACGAGCCAAAGAACCAATCCTTGTCTTTAACTGTGAAAGAGATTTGTGACATTGGGCTAAAATATCTAGCTATTCACACAATATCTAGCTGGGGCTAAAATATCTAGCTATTCAGAGTGGGCGTAGAGAACGAGTTTCAATTGCTCGCAAATCTTGGTACTCCATCCACCCTCAAGAATGTAACTGATGGGTCCGACTCCGGCGCTCATTTCACGCTGCTTTTGATTTGCCTAGGCTAAACAAGCAAAACATATTCTTCTACTTCTTGGGTCTTTCTATTTACAGTACACGCTAAActaaagaaaatgacaaaaacagACACTCCAATACGCTTTTTCCACTTTTCAATACATTTCAcattatatacatttttttttacatatttcatTACACTTTTTCAACCTTAATGACGTCCCTCGTCTTTAACATTTTCCTTCTGATCCAAACATAGCATCAAATCACTTGAAGAAGTTGTCTATGTAATCATCCAAACGTTCTGAATCTAAGTTGGATGGTGTTTAGCGTGCAAATAGTGTGATGTGCATTCACCGGCATATTCTTCATGGGAGAAACAACGAAATCAGAAGATACGAAGTTGGTGAGCATTATGCAACTTCTCGGAACTTTTGGAGCCAACTTTGAACAGTGCATTAACCATCCCTGGCCCAGCTCGTACTCGTAATGTAGGACAATGGACGAGAACTTCTAGCTAAGGCTCCACAAATCAGGCTCCCCCAAACATATGAGAAGGCATTcttaaccataaaaaaaaatgcttttgagAATCCAGAACTAGCTCAGCTCAGTTGAATTGGAACTCCACGGGAATGGAATTCCAGCGCAGACAGAGATTTGACGACTTTTTGAAGCAAGTAGATTAGTtttaggctgctgattttgcagATACAGGAAAACAGCAATTTGTGTATAAAGCAACCATGGGAAATACCAGGTAGCATTTGTGCCATTCATTCCACGGCACCCAACTGAAAGAAGAAACAACAGAGTACTGAAAGCCAAGATCATCATCCAATATGCTGTTAAAAAACAAGATCATCATCCAATATATTATGACATTCAAAGAACCTAGGAGCAATGAGCAGTTATCATACTTCATCAACAAGTCTATGTCCCTTGCTCCTTTTGTCTTGCCTTCCAGAAAGACTCTAGCCAGGAATAGAGAACAGAAATTCAACCATCTAAAGTAGGGGGTTGTGGGGAGAACAAggtgttgcaacttgcaagtttTCAGAAAGGAAGGCATATGAAGCTGAATTAAACTGGGGTTTACCTGTGTCAATGCCATAAACTAAATCCATGCCATACAAAAACACAAATAAGCACCACAGATTTTGGCCTCTAATTCACATAGGAGCCCAGAAACCGTGCATTTCAAGAAGGGCAATTTCTTTCCAATATCTGAACTGATAGTTACATGCAAATATGTTGCTATTGTTCTCCCAACGCTGCAATCCTTATGCAGAGTGTCCGTGAAGAAATTGGTAAGAGCTGTTAGAATGCGTTGGTATATCCATCAAAACCAGAATGCCAAAAGACGTTCACCCACCAAGAATATCTAAACTGGTCCAAGTAAccgaaaaaacaagaaacaaataaagaaaaaaattctcatGGTCCAAAAGTTGTCCAAATCTAAACTTTGCATCTGGAAAGAAATCCTCAAAACGGACCTAAACACCTTTATGGAAAGATGGTATTAAGATGTCAAGGCTAACCAAATCCATGAAAAGATCCTAAATCTCTTTGATATCTGCAGAGAAAATTTAGATTCTCAAACGTTCTATTCACTGTAAAACCACATGCAAAAGTTGCAACTGAAACCACGCGGAACATTCTTCTAAGATGTCAACTGTTAACCATATCTAGAGAAAGATCCTAAATCTCTTCCAAATCTGCAAAGGAAACTTAGATCCTAAAACATTCACTTCCGCATGCAAAATATAAAACTATAGAGCCACATACTTTTGGGGCTCAAGTCATAAGATTCCTAATTTCGTTCCACCTCAATGACAGCAAAAGTAAAGAACGAACAAACGCTGCAATTGCTCTGAATTTACCACAAGAATGCAGCAATTGTTAGGAAGCAGTAGCTATCAACAATTACGAATCAAGCAAAAATTTTGATGAATTACTGAGCAAACATGGATTATGACATAAACATGGCAGTAACACAATCAACATCATCAGCCCACTAATCTAGCCTCTTCCCCATTCTCAAGCAGCATCACTGGCTTCAACATGACGTCACCAAcccaagaaaacaaacaaatcttCCACGAAAATAAGAGCATCAAGGCAATaggaaaattcaaaacacaCCATTCTCTGCTGAAGTTCAAAGCAAATTCGTCAAGGCAAATAATTGAAAGTTAAAAACAATACCAATAGTAACATTAAAGAAACAACAAGCCCATAAAGAGAAGATCAAGTACAACAATACATCCGGCAACAAATCTTTAGAACAATCCAAATCTAGCCAATACTATAGATAATGAATAGCCAATTTACGTGTATAAAGGCCAATTCGTCCATGCCCCCGAGACATGCCCATTCTCACACACATAAGCTCGAACAACCGGATCCCCATCATCGTGGTACCCGAACACCCTCCTCAAACAAAACGCCGAGTGCAAGTCCCAAGTCTGATTGCATGAGCAAAACGCGCAATTCAAATCAACCTTGCTCCGGTTCCCGTCATTTATCGTCCTCCAAACCCTAGacttcttgaagttcttgaaaaCCCCCCTGAAAAGCATGTAATTCCGCTTCTCTTCCATGTGCACGCAACCGGGCCAATCACAGATGTACAAACAGTCCCCTCTGAACCTGCTCGCCAGCAACTTGTTCCCCTGCTCCCGGCTCAGGTTCCAAATCCCTGACGCTAAATGTGACCTAAGTGATCTGCATATTTTCCTTCTCTTAAAAACAGGAAATTGGCTCTCACAACCCCTCCTAATAGAACAACCACCCGTTTTGacatttttgtgttgttctaCGTTAATCTCGGTTTGTCCAGGGGATTCAGAGGTGTCGTAAACGGTGTCGTAATACAGATCGTCAAATAAGGTCCAAGAACGATCAGAACCAGAAATAGTTACCGACTCAGAATCATTATTATTACCGTCGGTTTGGCTGGTAGACGGCGTCGTATGGGTGAACAATCTGGGGCTGACGTGGTAATTCTCGTCGGGGCCGAGCTCGCGTTCGAGGCCGAAGTCGGAGTTCTCGAGGAGGATGCCGGCGTGAAGGAGGCCGGGGCAGCAGACGGCGAGCTTGTGGAGGGAGGCCCAGCCGCCGGGaggggcggcggcggcggagggtGCGGCGGAGAGGAGATCGGAAACGACGGAGGGGATGGTTTGGGAGCACTTGTTCTTGCAGCAGGTGTGGCGGATGAGGGAGGAGAATTTTGTGGAGACGCAGGCGAGGCGGGCCCAGTTACGGGGGTCGTCTTCGAGCTTGCCGAAGATGTTGAGGACGACGTCGTCGGAGAGGTTTGCGAACGGTGTGTCGGCGGCCATTTCGTGGcgagggttagagagagagagagagagattgtgtgggGAAATAGAGAATTGGAGGCCTATTATTGCCttgggttggggttggggttgggggtGTGGGTTGGGAAGAATTGGGATTGAGAATCACACAacgggtttttatttttattatactCTGTTGGCTGCTGCAGCCTTGGAATCGCACATGACCCTTTTAAAATTGTTCAGCAAATATACGGAAGTACACAGATTCAAATACTCTACATGTGCTTGGAGTCGTCACATGTAGATACGAATGTGTGCGTCATTTTATACGtggaaaaattctaaaatcagcccactaatgagtatgtgaatgtgtattaaaggtattaaaagtacacagaaatacgtatttttcttgtcttctagtgtgtttatcgtcagcccagtaggctgacaatagtaagaccgttttccccttttttttaatctcctTCTAATGCTTGGTGATTGGTGTAATTCTTTATTTATTACCTAAAAGAATACATGTAATTAACAAACGCGGAAGTTGGGCATCTTGAGGGTCTCTTCAGACAATCAAAATGTATCTTATGTTtatcgaatgtggatgtgttttCAGATTCATTGAATGTGGTGCAAGATCTCGTAAGCTATTgggtttttcatattttggtTATGAGCAAAATCAATTTTATGGAGTAGTAGAAGAACTCGTTAGGGTATTATCAAGAAAGGGGAAGGGATATCCAACCCaccaacctttggttggatgaaaaaacagaaaagaaagaaagaaaattgggCATGAAAAGCCACTTGATTTTCCATGAATTGATGAGTTGTTTCATTGCTGGAGCACTCCAAAGGTCCCTCTTGTGGTGTATAAATTGGGCATCATGTTTCTGTGTTCTTCATCAGTTTTTCCGAATTCCATATAGCTATACTCTTGATATTGTTCTTTGAGTGAGAGAGGCAGATTCAAGTTTGGTTCATAGTCTTCGGCGTTATTCCAATTATTGTGATTTTAGCCGTTTTATCATGGGAGACCAAACGCCGGTGCAACCTCCAACACTCTCGGTGAGGCAGCGAATATGTCTTAAGGAGATTGTTCATACAGGACTCGGTTCACATATCATTTTGTATTCTGTTGttgtaatatatattttagtTTGTATTTTATGCAAACTATTTTGTAACAACCCAACCCGAGACCCGACTGACCATGGACCCTATTTCGCCTTGAAAACTTGGCCTTACAAGGTAGACATAATTAGAATGTGACATGTAGCCTTAGGTGGGTTTAAAATATACCAAGTGAAACTATAGCTTCAAATCAATGTAGGTTTAAGTACTCACTTTCTGCCAAATCTGGGGTATTATAATATTTCCCTTACGGTGTAACGTCCTCGTTGCATAATTACAACAATCTTTTAATTGTTGGACGGAAGAAGATGAGGGGAAAGGAGAGTCGAACTTACTGATGATTTTTAGGAAGAAAAGTGGTTGGACGGAATGCACGGGATTTGAGCATCCAACCGAAGCAATTTGGTTTTTGTCCGCTTCGTCCATGAAAGAGAACAAAATATTCCTTCCATAGATTACCTCTAAGAGTTGAATGAAATGGATGGATGGACCTTTTTGCATCCATGGAATTTCAAGAATTCACAAAAAGAAGGCGGCAGATGACTGGTGAGGAGTTGTGTACGTAACTGCCAGAAGTTTGAACGTGGggcattgtgtgtgtgtgtcgtgTTTTACTTTTCTGCCCATTTTGTCATTAGGTGCAGAAGTTTATTTAACcgtaaatcttttttttttttgtgtggggtatttttggaaggGCAAAATGTGAGTCAACCTCAAAAAGGTGTTATCACTAAAGGGTGCTCTCCCTTAATGTATTAGAATGGAgaatatatattagaatagataccATTACTACTTAAGAAGGTGACATGTAGCCTAAGTGATTGTTAAATAGTACAGTATATCAAGTAAAACTTTAGTTCCCAACCGTTGTGGAATAAGTACTCACTTCtccttttaaaaaagaaaaaagcactCACCTCCCCCAAATAAATATGGGATATTACACTGTTATATCTGGAAATTCACCGTGAGTACATTATTAATTCCCAACAAATTGGAGATAGTACTGTTACATTAGAAACAAAATTACACATGGGTAAATGTTTGAGGCATTCTGTTTCATCTATGTACCTAAATTCAATATATCGTGGAACGTTTGACAGTTTGATACATGTGTATCTGAATCTATGTTTGTATATTTTGTATGCGTGTTAGTTGGTTCTGTTCATTAAACATAGCCTTGTACAAAGAAAGTAATATGTAGCTTAGATTTAGTAATGCATAGCTTTCAAGAAGTTGACCCGGTAGTCAAGACCTGGGACAATAGTTTATTCTCTTCTAATGTCTGGAGTTCAAAACCTCTCATGTATCCTTTGGGACCAGTCCATACGGAGCTTCGCTATGGCTTTAATTGAGACTCCTGCTTAGACAGTGGGATTGGTCCCCATAATTAATCGATGTGCACGTTAATTGACCTGCATTCTTGATTTATCATAAGCAATACATAGATATCTTTGTACTTTTATGTGTTCATATaggagtatttcttttttttatctcgtGTTTATATCTTTCCATAATTGAATTCCAAAACATACATACTGCTCTTGTTTCACGTGTTGCATTTATATATTGAAATCCTTTTTCGGAAAGTTGACTATCAAAACATTGTACAGAAACGCAAGAAACACCCTTAGAAACCtttcaaaaattgttaaaaTATGTTGCCAAGCTGCTTCAAGCCTGATTATTATAGTCCCAAATCAAACAATGCTGTACAAAAATAGCAACTTACCCCGACAATTATTGGGGCAAGTGGACTACTCAAAGAGATGAGATAGTATTCTAATAATGGGAAACAGACAATCCAGGACCCACTTTCCATTCTTGGGGAGGAGTGTAGAGAGATTGAATTACAGTGAAAACTGGGGGCCCTAAAACAAGGACATTTTGTTGTCACACAGCAAAATAAAAGAGGATTCCTCGAGAACGAACCTCGACCACATAAATTGAGAAGTTGAGAACCAACCCTTAGAGTTTTAAAGCATCATTACTTACTTTACGTGAACCATTGGAGTTGTTGGCATTTCACGTGCCTCTTATCTCCTTTGTCCCTCCACATATAAGGACACGCGTTTGAACCCATTGTATTCATAGCAAGCTTATTGACATGAAATTAACAATACGTGACGTTTGGTAATGGCATGAGAGAGTGTACAAAACAGTACCGGGGAATAATAGACCACCACCGGGACAACAACCCCTGGGATTTTGGGCATCATACCTTACAGTTCTTAATCGACAATCGGTAGCATGTTACAAACAATGCCAGACTCTTAGGTCAAACTAACTCTCCCTGAAAGTTGCTTGTTTTTATACACCCCTAAATATTGAACAGCAACCAGAAGAGAAAAGttcagaccaaaaaaaaaagcagttgCCAGCGAGATTCAAGATGGTGATGTAGAGATGAGGCTTTCATTTGAAACCCATCAAACATCTggtgaatctaaaaagtactaAAGGAAAATTCTTGCACCAAAACCAGTTTGGATTTGCTAAAGATGACTGCTGCCATCAGAAGGCAGTTGCTTTGACTCAAACCATCACCCCTTTGTTTTTGTACACCACATATGACAATTGTGTACCAAAtaaaccaccaccacatcatGCTTCAAAGCCTACCTTATGCGGTTGTGCCCAAACATAATGTTTTCCAATCAATAATGGAAAACAGGTAACAACATTAAGGGCAATCCTCACAATCCCAGTGAGGCGAACTTCGTCTTCTTCACGCCACTGAGAATCCGCCATTGATATCACCCAGAACTGGTCCATTACACCATGCAGTATTGCCAATTAACATGAAAATAACATTTCGAAGTTCAAGAATCCAAGTTCCCCGTTCGTTGAAAAATGAAACACATCAATATCCAAAACCTCGATGTCTTTGGAAAAGCAGCACTATTAAGCCAAAGTCCCAAAGGCTTTTGCAATATATGGCAAAGCTCAAAACTTACAAGTAGTACAAGAGGTAAATTTGGTAAATACTGAGTTCTAGATCCACAAAAGCATTTCAGAAGTCAGTCCAAAATAACAACACACAATCAGGACTCAAAATCCATCCAAACTCCAGTTTAATTATTTGATTGCAATAGTGAATCCACTGTTAACCACCCAACACAAATTATCGGGTAACCATTCCCTCGTTCACAGCATTAGGAGTAAACAGATTCAACTGCAACCCAACTACCTGTTAAACACCCATGTAATCAGAACTTTGATTGACATattcaaacttaacaaaaataaaccagATGAAAAGATGACAACACCAATATGCAAAAGAATGGGACCTGGATACACTCTTACTCCTGCTCCTGCTGCGGCTGCGGCTAGAACTGTGCTTTTTCGGACTTTTACTGGTAGGTTTCTTGCGCTATGTACAATGAAATCCAAAATAAAAGGCAATACAAAGCACGGAATAGCACACTTATTCAAAACTAGGTTGCAACTACATGTAGTCTATCTTCCAGTGGAACACAAGAAGGTGTTCAACAGGAAAACGCTCCTTAAGATATTTGTTAGTACTTAGATATAGAAGGTACAACTTCGTGAGATTAACTTCAAAGATCAAACAAAAATGAGGGCAGTCAGCAGAACCAATTACAAGTCCCTCCTAGtttcaaacaaataaatttaaaatttgcaccaaaaaattcAGAACATTACTCAAAACAATGTG contains the following coding sequences:
- the LOC131336000 gene encoding phytochrome A-associated F-box protein encodes the protein MAADTPFANLSDDVVLNIFGKLEDDPRNWARLACVSTKFSSLIRHTCCKNKCSQTIPSVVSDLLSAAPSAAAAPPGGWASLHKLAVCCPGLLHAGILLENSDFGLERELGPDENYHVSPRLFTHTTPSTSQTDGNNNDSESVTISGSDRSWTLFDDLYYDTVYDTSESPGQTEINVEQHKNVKTGGCSIRRGCESQFPVFKRRKICRSLRSHLASGIWNLSREQGNKLLASRFRGDCLYICDWPGCVHMEEKRNYMLFRGVFKNFKKSRVWRTINDGNRSKVDLNCAFCSCNQTWDLHSAFCLRRVFGYHDDGDPVVRAYVCENGHVSGAWTNWPLYT